The following coding sequences are from one Burkholderia stabilis window:
- a CDS encoding hydroxymethylglutaryl-CoA reductase, degradative, which translates to MPIDSALPNFRSLTPEQRLSHLSRTVGLDDAEHALLAKPGALPLETANGMIENVIGTFELPMAVAGYFRINGRDVIVPMAVEEPSIVAAASYMAKLSRATGGFRTSSSGPLMRAQVQVIGVGDPYGARLAILRHAAELIELANGRDKVLVGLGGGCRDIEVHVFPDTPRGAMVVAHLIVDVRDAMGANTVNTMAEAVATRIEAITGGQVRLRILSNLADLRLARAEVRYAADTLSTDDYPGEAVIDRVIDAYAFAAIDPYRAATHNKGIMNGIDPVVVATGNDWRAVEAGAHAYASRSGRYTSLTTWEKAANGDLVGTIEMPMPVGLVGGATKTHPLARLALKIMNVTSAQELGEIAVAVGLAQNLGALRALATEGIQRGHMALHARNIAVAAGATGADVDRIAQQMVEAKDVRADFALALLAGSSGG; encoded by the coding sequence ATGCCGATCGATTCCGCCTTGCCGAACTTCCGCTCGCTCACGCCCGAGCAACGCCTGTCCCACCTGTCCCGTACCGTCGGGCTCGACGATGCCGAGCACGCGCTGCTCGCGAAGCCGGGCGCGCTGCCGCTCGAGACGGCGAACGGGATGATCGAGAACGTGATCGGCACGTTCGAGCTGCCGATGGCGGTGGCCGGCTACTTCCGGATCAACGGCCGCGACGTGATCGTGCCGATGGCCGTCGAGGAGCCGTCGATCGTGGCGGCCGCATCGTATATGGCGAAGCTGTCCCGCGCGACCGGCGGTTTTCGTACGTCGAGCAGCGGCCCGCTGATGCGCGCGCAGGTGCAGGTGATCGGCGTCGGCGATCCGTACGGCGCGCGGCTCGCGATCCTGCGGCACGCCGCCGAGCTGATCGAACTCGCGAACGGCCGCGACAAGGTGCTCGTCGGCCTGGGCGGCGGCTGCCGCGACATCGAGGTTCACGTGTTCCCCGACACGCCGCGCGGCGCGATGGTGGTGGCGCACCTGATCGTCGACGTGCGCGACGCGATGGGCGCGAACACGGTCAACACGATGGCCGAAGCCGTCGCGACGCGCATCGAAGCGATCACCGGCGGGCAGGTACGGTTGCGGATACTGTCCAACCTCGCGGATCTGCGCCTCGCGCGCGCAGAGGTACGGTACGCGGCCGACACGCTCTCGACCGACGACTATCCGGGCGAAGCGGTGATCGATCGCGTGATCGACGCCTACGCGTTCGCGGCGATCGACCCGTACCGCGCGGCGACACACAACAAGGGCATCATGAACGGCATCGATCCGGTCGTGGTCGCGACCGGCAACGACTGGCGTGCGGTCGAGGCCGGCGCGCATGCGTATGCGAGCCGCAGCGGGCGCTATACGTCGCTGACGACCTGGGAGAAGGCCGCCAATGGCGACCTCGTCGGCACGATCGAGATGCCGATGCCGGTCGGGCTCGTCGGCGGCGCGACGAAGACGCATCCGCTCGCGCGTCTCGCGCTGAAGATCATGAACGTGACATCGGCGCAGGAACTCGGTGAAATTGCGGTCGCGGTCGGGCTTGCGCAGAATCTCGGTGCGCTGCGCGCGCTCGCGACCGAAGGCATCCAGCGCGGCCACATGGCGCTGCATGCACGCAATATCGCCGTCGCGGCAGGCGCGACCGGCGCGGACGTCGACCGCATCGCGCAGCAGATGGTCGAGGCGAAGGACGTGCGCGCCGATTTCGCGCTCGCGCTACTGGCCGGCAGCAGCGGCGGCTGA